In Larimichthys crocea isolate SSNF unplaced genomic scaffold, L_crocea_2.0 scaffold8621, whole genome shotgun sequence, a single window of DNA contains:
- the LOC113745567 gene encoding odorant receptor 131-2-like, with protein sequence MTLERYVAICMPLRHAELCSTRSTMHCILIIHGLSSVPCIVILSTFFASASLNLYKQHRFCTVEMFMLYRWQSHVRSAVLQFYFLIMVIIIVFAYVKIMKVAKAASGEDKKSSWKGLRTVILHGFQLLLCLIQLWTPFIEAAVFQIDLMLFINARYSNYILFGLAPRCLSPLIYGLRDETFFHALKNYVFFGLYKRNI encoded by the exons ATGACCCTGGAGCGATATGTGGCCATCTGCATGCCCCTACGTCATGCAGAGCTGTGCTCCACTCGCAGCACTATGCATTGCATCCTCATCATTCACGGCCTCAGCTCTGTACCCTGCATTGTTATTCTCTCCACCTTCTTTGCATCAGCCTCTCTAAATTTGTACAAACAACACAGGTTTTGCACTGTGGAGATGTTCATGTTGTACAGATGGCAAAGTCATGTTAGGTCAGCTGTACTTCAGTTTTACTTCTTGATTATGGTTATCATCATTGTATTCGCctatgttaaaataatgaaagtggctaaagctgcatcaggagaggataaaaagtcaTCATGGAAAGGGCTCAGAAcagtaattcttcatggtttccagctgctgctctgtctcatccAGCTGTGGACTCCATTCATAGAAGCAGCTGTATTTCAGAtagatttaatgttatttataaaCGCCAGATACtctaattac ATATTGTTTGGTCTTGCTCCAAGATGTCTAAGTCCTCTCATTTATGGACTCAGAGATGAAACCTTTTTTCATGCATTGAAAAATTATGTCTTCTTTGGCttgtataaaagaaatatttga